In Apium graveolens cultivar Ventura chromosome 10, ASM990537v1, whole genome shotgun sequence, the following are encoded in one genomic region:
- the LOC141693723 gene encoding mitochondrial Rho GTPase 1-like yields MVLCINGKMGLLLVLEVFYYAQRAVLYPTAPLFDQETQTMKPRCVRALKRIFILCDDDEDDALNDAELYEFQELNGGIRLTFLTWLVLEEIENQKKWHLLKNVKSRVQFSEQKGISTWLNLTVGWKESRGVFFVSSCLLSC; encoded by the exons ATGGTTCTTTGTATTAACGGAAAGATGGGGCTTTTACTG GTTCTTGAAGTATTTTATTATGCTCAAAGAGCAGTACTTTATCCAACAGCGCCGTTGTTTGATCAAGAAACACAGACCATGAAACCCCGATGTGTAAGAGCCTTAAAAAGAATATTCATTCTCTGCGACGATGATGAAGATGATGCCTTAAATGATGCAGAGCTGTATGAATTTCAG GAGTTGAATGGCGGGATACGGCTGACCTTTCTGACTTGGTTAGTTCTGGAAGAGATAGAAAACCAGAAGAAGTGGCATTTACTTAAGAATGTGAAATCAAGAGTTCAATTTTCCGAGCAGAAAG GTATTTCTACTTGGCTAAATCTTACAGTTGGCTGGAAAGAGAGCCGAGGCGTATTCTTTGTATCATCGTGCTTGCTCTCTTGCTGA